The Planctomycetaceae bacterium genome has a segment encoding these proteins:
- a CDS encoding type VI secretion system tube protein Hcp — translation MPAYIKLGDIKGEATDSGHKDWVIIQSMSSPIYRSIPEGAKDHQRTKGETTLGDIVVMRELDKSSTKLQEACANGTFYPEVEIHFCSTVGNKQEPYLKYKLSDVIVSSYAISANSSGDPLPSESITLGYTKVEWTYVTLDPKTGKPVGNVPAKYNPGEGKS, via the coding sequence TAAGCTCGGGGACATCAAGGGCGAAGCCACGGATTCCGGACACAAGGACTGGGTCATCATTCAGTCCATGAGTTCGCCGATCTACCGGTCGATTCCGGAAGGTGCCAAGGACCATCAGCGAACCAAGGGAGAAACCACGCTGGGCGACATCGTGGTGATGCGGGAACTGGACAAGTCGTCCACGAAACTGCAGGAAGCCTGTGCCAACGGTACGTTCTATCCGGAAGTGGAAATTCACTTCTGCTCGACCGTCGGCAACAAGCAGGAACCGTACCTGAAGTACAAGCTGTCCGACGTTATCGTCAGCAGCTATGCGATTTCCGCGAATTCCTCCGGCGATCCGCTGCCCAGTGAATCCATCACACTTGGCTACACCAAGGTCGAATGGACCTACGTCACGCTCGACCCCAAAACCGGCAAGCCGGTCGGCAACGTCCCCGCCAAGTACAACCCCGGCGAAGGCAAGAGCTAA
- the tssI gene encoding type VI secretion system tip protein TssI/VgrG — protein MEQFLQDDRPIGVETPLGKDKLVLNSFSGEERMSGLFRFDLQLLSDDGGIKPVDIVGKDVDCYVRYPDGTPRYFNGIVNRFAYAGQSDRSHLYRAQVVPWAWLLTKGADCRIWQQMSAKDIIDALLSELGFSDFAWDVKRTPVTRVYCVQYRETHYDFITRLLSEEGIYFYFLHQQGKHVMKMSDHVDGVFDCRDAEVQLLSNLSQPEITDNLTGWEHEYEFTTGKWALADYNFETPSTSLLVNKKTLVPLPDSSRFEVYDSPGEYGVKGDGDTLSRLRMEAEEAGYDTISGGSECRSFSPGGRFTVTKHHNAGEEGGQYVLTAVQHSAHVGGSYVSGGSHSDEIYQNQFRSIPAPTIFRPPHRPRPGVHGVQSAVVVGPAGEEIYTDEFGRIKVQFHWDRLGKNDENSSCWIRVSQVHAGQGWGMMDLPRIGEEVIVCFEEGNADRPLVIGRVYNGENSPPFALPAEKTRRGNTTKSHKAGGYNEMSMDDTAGAEQIRINAQHNMDTKVGNNQTLDVAVDRTVTIGSNEATTIGADQTLDVGNNRTASVGTDENIEIGANQTYRIGSDQNGEIGGTRGTTISGDDNLNATSQNVALSGDQNTDVSGSITIKAGTTITIEAGVSIELIVGGSTVRIDQAGVSIKGVVVKAEGDATASMKSPATSINGDATLTLMGGMTKIN, from the coding sequence ATGGAACAGTTTCTCCAGGACGATCGTCCGATTGGCGTCGAAACACCGCTGGGAAAAGACAAGTTGGTGCTGAATTCCTTTTCCGGCGAAGAACGCATGTCGGGGCTGTTCCGCTTCGATCTGCAGCTGCTTTCCGACGACGGCGGAATAAAGCCGGTGGACATCGTCGGGAAAGATGTCGATTGCTACGTTCGTTATCCGGACGGAACGCCCCGGTACTTCAACGGCATCGTCAACCGTTTCGCGTATGCGGGCCAGAGCGATCGGTCGCATCTGTACCGGGCTCAGGTTGTTCCGTGGGCGTGGCTTCTGACGAAAGGCGCAGATTGCCGGATCTGGCAGCAGATGTCAGCGAAGGACATCATCGATGCTCTGCTGAGCGAACTGGGATTTTCCGACTTTGCATGGGACGTCAAGCGGACGCCAGTCACACGAGTCTACTGCGTTCAGTATCGAGAGACGCACTACGATTTCATCACGCGGCTGCTGTCCGAAGAAGGGATCTACTTTTACTTTCTGCACCAGCAGGGCAAACACGTGATGAAAATGTCCGACCATGTCGACGGCGTGTTCGACTGCCGCGACGCCGAAGTTCAGTTGCTGTCGAATCTGTCGCAACCGGAGATCACCGACAACCTGACGGGCTGGGAACACGAGTATGAATTCACGACGGGCAAGTGGGCTCTGGCCGACTACAACTTCGAAACGCCGTCGACGTCACTGCTGGTCAATAAGAAGACCCTGGTTCCGCTGCCCGACAGCAGCCGGTTCGAAGTCTATGACTCACCGGGCGAGTACGGTGTGAAGGGCGACGGAGATACGCTGTCCCGACTGCGCATGGAAGCGGAAGAGGCCGGCTATGACACAATATCCGGAGGAAGCGAGTGCCGTTCGTTCTCGCCCGGCGGCCGCTTTACGGTGACGAAGCATCACAATGCCGGCGAAGAAGGTGGCCAGTATGTGCTGACCGCCGTGCAGCACAGCGCTCACGTCGGCGGCAGCTATGTTTCCGGTGGAAGTCATTCGGACGAGATCTACCAGAATCAGTTCCGAAGTATTCCGGCCCCGACGATCTTTCGACCGCCGCACCGTCCGCGGCCCGGTGTGCATGGCGTGCAGTCGGCCGTAGTCGTCGGTCCGGCGGGGGAAGAGATCTATACCGACGAATTTGGTCGCATCAAGGTTCAGTTCCACTGGGACCGACTGGGGAAAAACGACGAAAACAGCAGTTGCTGGATCCGGGTGTCTCAGGTTCATGCAGGCCAGGGCTGGGGCATGATGGACCTGCCGCGGATCGGTGAGGAAGTGATTGTCTGCTTTGAGGAAGGCAACGCCGACCGGCCGCTGGTGATTGGTCGAGTCTACAACGGAGAGAACTCCCCGCCGTTTGCACTTCCGGCGGAAAAAACGCGGCGCGGAAACACGACGAAAAGCCACAAGGCGGGTGGTTACAACGAAATGTCCATGGATGATACCGCCGGCGCGGAACAGATCCGCATCAACGCTCAGCACAACATGGACACCAAAGTCGGCAACAATCAGACGCTGGATGTCGCTGTCGACCGGACCGTCACCATCGGCAGCAATGAAGCGACGACCATCGGCGCCGACCAGACGCTGGACGTCGGCAACAACCGCACGGCATCCGTCGGGACCGACGAGAATATCGAAATCGGCGCGAATCAGACGTACCGGATCGGCAGCGATCAAAACGGTGAAATCGGCGGAACCCGCGGGACGACGATCTCGGGTGACGACAACCTGAACGCCACGAGTCAGAATGTCGCATTGTCCGGCGACCAGAATACCGACGTGTCCGGCAGCATCACGATCAAGGCGGGCACGACCATCACGATCGAAGCCGGCGTGTCGATTGAACTGATTGTCGGCGGCAGCACAGTCCGGATCGATCAGGCGGGAGTCAGCATCAAGGGCGTGGTCGTCAAGGCCGAAGGAGACGCCACCGCGTCGATGAAGTCACCGGCGACGTCGATCAACGGTGATGCAACTTTGACGCTGATGGGAGGCATGACCAAAATCAATTAG
- a CDS encoding FHA domain-containing protein: protein MQVFLQVREGSSSRDVAVVDPDRLFTVGRGEQNDLVFAGDPQMSSRHLSIQLQGEVCIIHDLNSTNGTTVNGRRISSAKVAHGDVLRCGTTELIFDFSDADRGLPPRPLPQRSAVDPRNIDTVLAMEELDLTVPFEQRSREGFLSDDRSTERPPAAAARPPHPVPAASVSVPPPVAATPPQMAPPQTISRAPEPAPQSVAVAAAPVADSPEEPRHRKSDITQTRGFSGETATEIVSRFRLQQALPLTPEDRETPEHYLQRLQPVQDGIPALKFLAYALPKRCGVWWLVKCVRSIDELYDGEAELLQLTEAWVSDPTDINRRSAMEATEGADMSRPASWPGMAAYHSDGSTTPPSAPAVPAKDNVTGQSIFAGVTLATLQGSAAAVAARRILFTELGLRIAMGELPWKDGTPH from the coding sequence ATGCAAGTCTTCCTGCAGGTCCGCGAAGGATCTTCCAGCAGAGATGTCGCCGTTGTCGATCCCGATCGCCTGTTTACCGTCGGCCGAGGTGAACAGAACGACCTGGTGTTCGCCGGCGATCCGCAGATGTCGTCGCGGCATCTGTCGATCCAGTTGCAGGGTGAAGTCTGCATCATCCATGATTTGAACAGTACGAACGGAACGACGGTTAACGGCAGACGCATCAGTTCCGCGAAAGTCGCGCATGGTGATGTGCTGCGGTGCGGCACAACGGAACTGATTTTCGATTTCTCGGATGCTGACCGGGGACTTCCGCCGCGCCCACTGCCGCAGCGATCCGCCGTTGACCCCCGCAACATTGACACTGTGCTGGCCATGGAGGAACTCGATCTGACCGTGCCGTTTGAGCAGCGGTCTCGCGAGGGATTTCTTTCCGACGATCGGTCAACCGAGCGTCCGCCTGCCGCTGCGGCACGTCCTCCTCATCCGGTCCCGGCCGCTTCAGTATCGGTGCCGCCACCGGTCGCCGCGACTCCACCGCAGATGGCCCCGCCGCAGACGATTTCTCGCGCGCCGGAGCCCGCACCGCAGTCCGTGGCCGTTGCGGCGGCTCCCGTCGCCGATTCACCGGAGGAACCACGGCATCGGAAGTCGGACATCACTCAAACGCGCGGCTTCAGCGGGGAGACCGCCACCGAAATTGTCAGTCGGTTCAGGCTTCAGCAGGCATTGCCGCTGACTCCTGAAGACCGCGAAACGCCCGAACATTACCTGCAGCGGTTGCAGCCAGTGCAGGACGGAATCCCGGCGCTGAAGTTTCTGGCCTACGCGCTGCCGAAGCGCTGTGGAGTCTGGTGGCTGGTGAAATGCGTTCGTTCCATCGATGAACTCTATGACGGCGAAGCGGAACTGCTGCAACTGACGGAAGCCTGGGTCAGTGATCCGACCGACATCAACCGCCGCAGCGCGATGGAAGCGACGGAAGGTGCCGACATGAGTCGCCCGGCAAGCTGGCCGGGAATGGCGGCGTACCACTCCGACGGCAGCACGACGCCTCCCAGCGCTCCGGCCGTCCCCGCGAAGGATAATGTGACGGGTCAGTCGATTTTTGCCGGTGTGACATTGGCAACGCTGCAGGGATCCGCTGCTGCCGTGGCGGCTCGCCGAATCCTGTTCACGGAACTGGGACTTCGCATCGCGATGGGCGAATTGCCGTGGAAAGACGGCACGCCTCACTGA
- a CDS encoding RDD family protein produces MPIKVRCKECSTVLTVSDKAAGRVVKCRECSAPVKVPSGGASAGAGSKSGRTGTQRTGRKLARSGRPAASGNPENLFGGLNLDEAADKRRRVCPNCTTPVGIDDVECPKCGVNIETGILSERERLRRARKGPPPEEFYGKIWKNSWRFLQKHWGYAVRTGVIWGFTATMAICSAFTLNWYLQARTIELRDSAEGNIEIQRTAVIITIQEPTDEATYDGKRYTKGNVPGGILILPPPHVGAWLSPPTYFWVSMLSVFILGFGGWAWTLAIKIVEVTLAGEKKIKRFQTDLFGSMALGFRSVVWPLVLLYPFLWIPVVVQLATGSQVATAILWVVIFLLPILLFLPAALVHMTQRYTFRAWLLNWMARDTLKTLAPSLYVGMLLFFLVLIIPCAIGGITAAQWGQVSRFYTQSIENPALNGMFGYNPEDFLSTGSFVFYRFPFLFVVSFAACFLLFGILAFPAIFMMRVYGLYGLYFRPDLSLVNEQVELEPAGFGPRFLAYLVDSILLTVLALVAFVAAILIGGLVGFLYGMSAQVAMFVRFGINAIIMLVLWGLYFASWESGQNRATLGKSALGLLVLNDDDTPITLKQGFGRALSALVTALTLYIGFVICYFRKDHRAMHDLMTKTKVVWRGEDDRQ; encoded by the coding sequence ATGCCCATCAAGGTTCGCTGCAAAGAATGCAGTACCGTCCTGACGGTCTCCGACAAGGCTGCCGGTCGCGTTGTCAAATGCAGGGAATGCAGTGCCCCGGTGAAAGTCCCGTCCGGCGGCGCGTCGGCGGGAGCCGGTTCAAAAAGCGGTCGAACCGGGACACAGCGAACCGGCAGGAAACTCGCTCGATCCGGACGACCGGCCGCGTCCGGGAATCCGGAAAATCTGTTTGGCGGACTGAATCTGGATGAGGCGGCCGACAAGCGCCGGCGAGTCTGCCCGAACTGTACGACGCCCGTGGGAATCGACGACGTCGAATGTCCCAAGTGCGGCGTGAACATCGAAACCGGGATTCTTAGTGAACGCGAACGCCTTCGCCGCGCGAGAAAAGGACCGCCGCCGGAAGAATTCTACGGGAAGATCTGGAAGAACTCCTGGAGGTTCCTGCAGAAGCACTGGGGTTACGCCGTTCGCACCGGCGTGATCTGGGGATTCACCGCCACGATGGCGATCTGCAGTGCGTTCACGCTGAACTGGTATCTGCAGGCGCGAACCATCGAGCTGCGGGATTCCGCGGAGGGCAATATCGAGATCCAGAGAACCGCCGTCATCATCACGATTCAGGAACCAACCGATGAAGCCACCTACGACGGAAAGAGATACACAAAGGGCAACGTTCCCGGCGGAATTCTCATCCTTCCGCCTCCGCACGTTGGGGCCTGGTTGTCGCCGCCGACCTATTTCTGGGTGTCGATGCTGAGCGTCTTCATACTCGGATTCGGCGGCTGGGCATGGACGCTGGCGATCAAGATCGTCGAAGTCACTCTGGCCGGCGAAAAGAAAATCAAGCGTTTTCAAACGGACCTGTTCGGAAGCATGGCGCTGGGGTTCCGTTCCGTGGTCTGGCCGCTGGTGCTGCTGTACCCGTTTCTGTGGATCCCGGTAGTTGTTCAGCTGGCGACGGGCAGCCAGGTGGCGACAGCCATTCTGTGGGTTGTGATCTTCCTTCTGCCAATTCTTTTGTTTCTTCCGGCCGCGCTGGTGCATATGACGCAGCGATACACGTTTCGAGCGTGGCTGCTGAACTGGATGGCCCGGGATACTCTGAAAACTCTGGCGCCATCGCTGTATGTGGGAATGCTGCTGTTCTTTCTGGTGCTGATTATTCCCTGCGCGATCGGCGGAATCACGGCGGCTCAGTGGGGACAGGTTTCCCGGTTCTATACGCAAAGCATCGAAAATCCCGCGCTGAACGGCATGTTCGGATACAACCCGGAAGACTTTCTCAGCACCGGAAGCTTTGTGTTCTACCGGTTCCCGTTCCTGTTTGTCGTGTCGTTTGCAGCGTGCTTTCTGCTGTTCGGAATACTCGCGTTTCCGGCCATCTTCATGATGCGCGTGTACGGGCTTTACGGCCTTTACTTCCGACCGGACCTTTCCCTGGTGAACGAGCAGGTCGAATTGGAACCCGCCGGGTTTGGTCCGCGCTTTCTGGCTTATCTGGTGGACAGCATCCTGCTGACCGTACTGGCTCTGGTGGCGTTCGTCGCGGCAATTCTGATCGGTGGGCTGGTGGGTTTCCTGTACGGCATGTCGGCACAAGTCGCAATGTTCGTTCGATTCGGCATCAACGCCATCATCATGCTGGTTCTGTGGGGTCTGTACTTTGCAAGCTGGGAGTCGGGTCAGAATCGTGCGACGCTCGGAAAATCAGCGCTGGGACTGCTCGTACTCAACGACGACGATACGCCAATCACGCTGAAACAGGGCTTTGGCAGAGCCCTTTCCGCACTTGTCACGGCCCTGACGCTCTACATTGGATTCGTGATCTGCTACTTCCGAAAAGATCACCGGGCAATGCATGACCTGATGACCAAAACCAAAGTCGTCTGGCGCGGCGAAGACGATCGGCAGTAA
- a CDS encoding FHA domain-containing protein, with amino-acid sequence MVQVTLSVLEGLERGRIYKALTLPVTIGREEDNTIQLNDERVSRIHAKLQEDRGRVILTDLNSTNGSRVNGHPVQLRVLQAGDHLQIGRCTLLFGSDDEISSRAARLGLTVAALNPLQHPDNVPRLSAAADSQAEFSLSSDLNAENLQLPLFPGGRPPLPNVLSAADRACLSDVLSFIHERLREVAVEAIDPDESASMPMVDVPWDRWQNLLLLQRDLAAYLREVANPGDE; translated from the coding sequence ATGGTACAAGTGACCCTTTCCGTACTCGAAGGTCTTGAACGCGGGCGCATCTACAAAGCACTGACGCTTCCCGTCACCATCGGCCGCGAAGAAGATAATACGATTCAGTTGAATGACGAGCGCGTCAGCCGAATTCATGCAAAGCTGCAGGAAGATCGTGGCCGCGTCATACTGACCGACCTGAACAGTACCAACGGCAGCCGGGTCAACGGTCATCCGGTTCAGTTGCGAGTTCTGCAGGCCGGCGATCATCTGCAGATCGGGCGCTGCACGCTGTTGTTTGGCAGTGACGACGAAATCTCGTCACGGGCCGCTCGGCTGGGATTGACGGTTGCCGCGCTGAATCCGCTGCAGCATCCGGACAACGTTCCTCGATTGTCGGCAGCGGCCGATTCGCAGGCAGAATTCAGTCTGTCGTCAGATCTGAATGCAGAAAATCTGCAGTTGCCCCTGTTTCCCGGAGGCCGTCCGCCGCTTCCCAATGTCCTTTCGGCGGCCGACAGAGCGTGCCTGAGCGACGTGCTGAGCTTCATCCATGAACGCCTTCGGGAAGTCGCCGTAGAAGCCATCGACCCGGATGAGTCCGCTTCAATGCCGATGGTTGACGTGCCGTGGGACCGATGGCAGAACCTGCTGCTGCTGCAACGCGACCTGGCTGCATACCTGCGCGAAGTTGCCAACCCCGGCGACGAATAG
- a CDS encoding MoxR family ATPase codes for MSQQQEHAKSESRPLATEQLEEQAIKGLTAAYQRMRQEISKVIIGQDEVVDELLIAMFCRGHCLLVGVPGLAKTLLCSTIASILQLAFRRIQFTPDLMPSDITGTDVLQDDPETGRRHFEFIKGPLFTNVLLADEINRTPPKTQAALLEAMQERHVTVGSSTYQLPDPFFTLATQNPIEQEGTYPLPEAQLDRFMFNIVVKYPTAAEELRILKQTTGSEKPQLTPVLTGKQIQALQEVVRKVPCAEYNFVYARDLVRATRPNEPEAPPFVKELVSWGAGPRAGQYLILGARARALLEGRFHVTTDDIKYVARPVLRHRMVTTYQADSQGVTTDDVIERLLKFVPVELHERARKRTGKPAPPQ; via the coding sequence ATGTCACAACAGCAGGAACATGCGAAAAGCGAGTCACGACCGCTCGCGACGGAGCAATTGGAAGAACAGGCGATTAAGGGCCTGACCGCCGCCTATCAGCGAATGCGTCAGGAAATCAGCAAGGTGATCATCGGCCAGGACGAAGTCGTCGACGAACTGCTGATTGCAATGTTCTGCCGTGGCCACTGCCTGCTGGTCGGAGTACCGGGTCTTGCCAAGACTCTGCTGTGCAGCACGATCGCTTCCATCCTGCAGCTTGCCTTTCGGCGAATTCAGTTTACGCCGGACCTGATGCCGTCCGACATCACCGGCACGGATGTTCTGCAGGACGATCCCGAAACCGGCCGGCGACATTTTGAATTCATCAAAGGCCCGCTGTTCACCAACGTTCTGCTGGCGGACGAAATCAATCGTACGCCTCCAAAGACCCAGGCGGCACTGCTGGAAGCCATGCAGGAACGACACGTCACCGTCGGTTCCAGCACGTACCAGCTTCCTGATCCGTTCTTCACGCTGGCGACGCAGAATCCGATCGAACAGGAAGGAACATACCCGCTGCCCGAAGCGCAGCTGGACCGCTTCATGTTCAACATCGTGGTCAAATATCCCACGGCGGCCGAAGAACTGAGAATTCTGAAGCAGACTACCGGCAGCGAGAAGCCGCAGTTGACTCCGGTACTGACGGGAAAACAGATCCAGGCACTGCAGGAAGTTGTCCGCAAGGTACCCTGCGCCGAATACAACTTCGTGTACGCCAGAGACCTGGTCCGGGCAACCCGACCGAACGAACCGGAAGCGCCGCCGTTTGTGAAGGAACTGGTCAGCTGGGGAGCGGGACCGCGAGCCGGCCAGTATTTGATTCTGGGAGCTCGCGCGCGAGCGCTGCTGGAAGGTCGGTTCCACGTGACGACCGACGACATCAAGTACGTGGCCAGGCCGGTGCTGCGGCATCGCATGGTCACAACGTATCAGGCAGACAGCCAGGGCGTCACGACGGACGACGTCATCGAGCGACTGCTGAAGTTCGTCCCCGTCGAACTGCATGAACGAGCACGCAAGCGCACTGGAAAGCCGGCCCCGCCGCAATAG
- a CDS encoding 3'-5' exonuclease — MSDVKYLIFDVEAVGDGGLIQRVKYPDEQLSEREAIERFQADLLEQTGHDVLPATFVLPVSVAVAKVTADFRLTELCVLDAPEFRPEEIVRKFWQGWMHYGRPTLVTFNGRGYDLPVLEFGAFRYGLSLPAWFNVESRSFEQARNRYNIDRHIDLQDLFSNFSAVRISGGLNLMANLISKPGKSGVDGSQVQGLYWDGQADKINDYCRCDVLDTYFVFLRSRVLIGRLTLDEEQALVEETKAMLKDQADEHPAYEHYLQHWDARERSTRHCAESESPAVTSVDAPLEQV, encoded by the coding sequence ATGAGCGACGTGAAGTACCTGATTTTCGACGTGGAAGCTGTCGGCGACGGCGGTCTGATACAGCGGGTCAAGTATCCGGATGAGCAGCTTTCGGAGCGCGAAGCCATCGAGCGGTTTCAGGCGGATCTGCTGGAACAGACCGGACACGACGTACTGCCGGCGACGTTTGTGCTGCCGGTGTCAGTCGCGGTCGCCAAGGTGACCGCCGATTTTCGCCTGACCGAACTCTGTGTCCTGGACGCCCCGGAATTCCGTCCGGAAGAGATCGTCAGAAAGTTCTGGCAGGGCTGGATGCACTACGGGCGACCAACGCTGGTGACGTTTAACGGTCGCGGCTATGACCTTCCAGTACTTGAATTCGGCGCGTTTCGATATGGACTGAGCCTTCCGGCATGGTTCAACGTGGAATCCCGCAGCTTCGAGCAGGCTCGCAACCGCTACAACATCGATCGGCATATCGACCTTCAGGATCTGTTTTCCAACTTCAGCGCGGTTCGAATCAGCGGCGGACTGAACCTGATGGCGAATCTGATCAGCAAGCCGGGGAAGTCAGGTGTCGACGGTTCACAGGTCCAGGGGCTGTACTGGGATGGTCAGGCCGACAAGATCAACGACTACTGCCGCTGCGATGTGCTGGACACGTACTTTGTCTTCCTGCGCAGCCGCGTACTGATCGGGCGCCTGACGCTTGATGAAGAACAGGCACTCGTCGAGGAAACGAAGGCGATGCTGAAGGATCAGGCCGATGAGCACCCGGCCTATGAGCATTATCTGCAGCACTGGGACGCTCGGGAACGTTCGACGCGCCACTGCGCCGAATCGGAATCGCCAGCCGTCACCTCCGTCGACGCGCCGCTGGAGCAGGTGTAG
- a CDS encoding 4Fe-4S binding protein, whose translation MTISATEYFRTRKADRKKETRYLNVINKDNCTSCESCASVCPVDCIYEVVSPVPSQSYHQIDTTRCIGCQMCYRSPSDSNDLYTLTICPWNAIDMLHNPNVKPDEHSVLEPYYRGSDSDLPWPKLEEYAYQLFLDGEVFIPADETALHSVFGLLQQEAWMYSEADNVRIVQEQTQAGEGYVRYAATESGRDLLDVIFDNYQRIFMD comes from the coding sequence ATGACCATTTCAGCGACAGAATACTTTCGAACTCGCAAAGCCGATCGGAAGAAGGAAACCCGCTACCTGAACGTGATCAACAAGGACAACTGCACGTCGTGCGAATCCTGCGCTTCCGTGTGTCCGGTCGACTGCATTTACGAAGTCGTCAGTCCCGTTCCGTCTCAGAGCTACCACCAGATCGATACCACTCGCTGCATCGGCTGCCAGATGTGTTATCGGTCGCCCAGTGACAGCAACGACCTGTATACGCTGACGATCTGTCCCTGGAACGCCATCGACATGCTTCACAATCCCAATGTGAAGCCGGATGAACATTCCGTTCTGGAACCGTACTATCGGGGCAGCGATTCCGATTTGCCGTGGCCGAAGCTGGAGGAGTACGCCTATCAGTTGTTCCTGGACGGCGAAGTCTTTATTCCCGCCGACGAAACCGCCCTGCACTCGGTGTTTGGACTGCTGCAGCAGGAAGCGTGGATGTACAGCGAAGCGGATAATGTTCGCATCGTGCAGGAACAGACACAGGCCGGTGAAGGCTACGTGCGCTATGCCGCCACGGAATCGGGTCGCGATCTTCTGGACGTGATCTTCGATAACTACCAGCGGATCTTTATGGATTGA